In Sesamum indicum cultivar Zhongzhi No. 13 linkage group LG8, S_indicum_v1.0, whole genome shotgun sequence, the sequence AGAAAACGTTGAGTTATTGCAGTCCCACTTAACTGATTTATCATGGGCTTCTCAAATAGTAACAAAGTTGGAAATCTCGAATGATTTTGTTTACACCTGGGTCGAGACATCAGTAAATATAGTGAAAGTGGCTGAGCGAGTATCTCCAGAAAGCTCATTAACCGGGACAAAGTTGAAAGTTCTTGAGGTCACTGCTAAAGTCTTAGAAGCTATAGGTTATGGAACGGTCATTTTGCCGACCACTAGACGCCTTCACATGGTTAAAGTCTGGCTTCCATTTGTAAGGATTGTTAAGTCTGCAGTTGATTCTGTCGGTTCTGATGAAGAGAATGATTTGATGTTGAAATCTGATGGCGAGCTATGGCAGACCTTGGAGTCAGCATTTGTTTCAATCATCCTTACATTGCCATCTTCAGACCAAGCAGAAATTTTGACTGAGTGGCTAGAAAATAAGCATATTCGGTATCCAGACCTGACAGAGGCTTTTGAAGTGTGGTGCTACAGGTCCAAAGTCGCCAAGCGAAGGCTGGCTTTGCTGGATGGAAACAACCCGACCACTAACGGTGTCTGATTTCTTCATTGCCATTTTTGTACCCATCAACTAACAATTAAAACGCGAGATAAAATTTAGACAATGGCTTAATCTGAAATATGTCTTACCGGTTTGAAAACCATGTAGATGTGTtgtagtttatgtaatttttctgttGTTGTCGCTTCATCGCATTAGTTCTGAGTATTTATAGATTCTTTTGTGCTTTATTTTACAGTTTGTACTTTGTTGATGTAATCTGAATCAATGATCTTAAATGATTCTCGACCTTGACGGATGAAATCTTGGTGCATGTAGATGGTTTCTTGTCTCTTTAAGAAGCAGCTTAATCCTAACTATATTTAGAAGGGATTTTGAACAACCTTAGTGAAAACGAATACTTGCTGCTGATCATTCTTCTTGATGGCTTCTTATGGGATGCTTCATTGGCCTAATTTACATTCCCAAACAATCATTAGTAAAGTAACAATTACGTAACCACAGTAAGTTTCTCTGAAACCATTTATGTACCCGActtcaattatatgtaataactCCACTATACTTTGGTAAAAATTGATGGCGGATTCCAAAAGTTACATAGTGATGAAATGTATAAATTCCAGACcataaaggataattacacagttattatatattttcattcgtTAATGCATGTagaaagaatattttgatcattatAAGGGCagtttaagtaaaaaatatttatttaacctgcaataagttagtaaaaatcaatatgaagtaattatgattttatttaattttttctttgctaatatcaataatttgataattttgattaacaaaGGATGTATTTATTAGATTGAAACAAACGTCAAAAGTATTGGATGTAATTTCTTAAACCACTAAAATTTCacgtattataattatacaaaacctAAAGAGAGgatgatataataatatcaaaaaagaaaggggGGAGGAAGAAAAATCGGCATATAAAAAACGTAAGTGAGAATTTTAATgttactattaattatatatgttttgtgatataaatttcttattttgttaaaatgataaatttcataattttgatggtGATTATTATCTTGTACAATTGTTATTTACAAGAATCattggacaaaaaaataagcataatTGTTACTTAGTGATATATACAGTGACGGCTTAGTGACAACAATTTATGTCTTCATTAAATCGTTGTTATAGATGtgttactaataattttataaagacaactctatatacaatttttatcactaatatttataaaatgacaaGATCAAAATCATAGTTACTTAATAAGTGTTTGATGTAAATAATCGTCCCATATTGATTATAGATGAGATATTTGAGTGACATATAAGATTCataacctctttttcctaatgagtcatttttttagaataaaacaATGAGATTCATATTAAGTCGGAACTTAcgggataaaattaaattttttaatattttgttgatacCACCCACATTGGTGATGTTCGTGAATAATGGAACGTTGTCGCGCAATATGGTGCCTTTTCCAGGTTTTGTATCAGTTTAGGTTTGTATGAGGAAAGTCATGAAAAACGAAACCTGAAGTAAATTATCGTGGATAGTATCTTCATCTGTCTTTGTTTCCAAGAAATTGAAAGTACTGTACTTCCGTAGGTTTTTTCTTGGTGGCGGGCGCTCCTACGTTAATTAATCTGTCGACGGAGTAAACAGGCCCTGGATCGTGGGGTTTGATCAAGTCCATGCCCGGAAATGTGGTGGATGGTATGAAGAAGGTGAAGAGAATTGGAGAGGATGATCCAAGAGGAATTGTGCACTTAATCAAAGTTGCACTAGCTCTCACGTTGCTGTCTTTGTTTTACTACTTCCGGCCTTTGTACGATGGACTCGGACAGGCAGGAATGTCGCCTGTTTTAACAGTTGTGGTCGTGTTTGAATTCACAGTTGGTAAGTAGTATACCATGATGAAATCCTTAATTTGTTAATCTCTATTGGTcctgttttttgtttattattgtCTGTTTATATAGGTGGAAGCCTGTCGAAAGGTATAAACAGAGGTTGTGCAACGTTGTTGGCTGGTGCGTTAGGCGTCGGAGCTGAGTACAATTGGGAGGTTTCTATGGAgataaagaagagaatttgtGTTGGGCTTATGGTATTTTGTTTAGGTAAGTTTAGTAACTtcacaagaacaagaatgtaTTTATCATATAGAATCAGATTATAGATCATATAGGGGCAGGCCATAAATTCCAAAACTTACATTGCAATTCATTTTTTacgattatttatttctgaaTCCAATACTAATTTAGGTGTCGGAGTGCTAACTCCTTTTTTGAAGGTACTCCTTCAAAATTTGCATTCGCTTCGatccaaattttgaacatagtcCATATTAATTGGATCCGTGCGTTTTTTTAAAGGTATTATTAtctgtaattaaaataattacaaattaaataaaaaacaattgaacaaaaatttgTACATATCAGGATGTGTgatcttatttgttttatgtggagtttgaaaaatttgaatgaaaacttCAACAAATgctacaaaatcaaattaaaaataatagtttaaaaattaaacaaaacttcaacaataactacaaaataatattgaaagtATATGTGAAGTCCAATCTCTACCAAAGATTATtagtaaaatagtaaaaaatacagatgataataaacataaattaaataaaaaaaatctataattaaCACATGAAATCCCATATATATGTACtcctaaaacaaaataagataatacaaaaaattatgaaaaatcaagaaaaaaaatttcataccCGTTTGAATATGTGTgattctctcttcttctcccCCTCCTTCGTGTCTCTATGAACTTGAAGGGGTTATTGAATACTCTAAAAATTTCTAATCATCTTTGGATTTCGATTGCAGTCTAATGGAACTTATCGAttgcaacataattaatattataatgaataattaatatcgcATGAATCATTAAAATATGGTAACTCGTTTACCTAATATTTTATGCAAAGTTTGCaatcataaatttcatttttttttggggtaaaaAGAACAACAACCTTTCATTTAATGGCAAGCTTAAATATTGATTGCTAATTGATGTTGTTGAATAGATTAAGTTAcgaaaacttataattttagccACAGTCACATtctgttaaaaatttaattgaggGAGAACATGATTTGTACGTGTTTTGTTAAGTAACTGACCATCAATTTAACGGAAAGAGCACGTGTTccgttaaatatataatgaaatttgtGGTTGGGACTAATATTGCAAGGTTTTGTgacttatggaattaaatatGATGAGTGCTAAAGCAATGGGATTAAAAGAATAAGTTGTGGcacataaattgtaattttttccaacCAGATCTATAAGAGTGAATAAAGTGGATCcgactaattaattatctagCTTTAAGACTATAAAACAGATCACCGTTACAACCACATTGGAAAGATCCCGATTATAGTCATCCGATGCTTAAGCCAGTAAGTCATAAGAATATCAGAGTAGCAAAAGTTGTACTATTGTAGAGGGTGGCTATTTTTAGATTTCCCCCATTTGTATAGATTTTGTGTAAACTGCAGACACCATAATGATCCAGTAATCAATGCGAGTCCATAGGATATACCCTATCATATATCGGGAATACacttcaccaaaaaaaaattattattgcatatattttgattaCTATATATGGATTAAAAGCCATAATAATTGACTATTATTAGTCATGATTGAATAAAATCGATTCAAAAAATTACCTTATATTCAACATGACAAAAGTAGTCGTTGTGACTCTTAGTTTTAACAAATGTTCCCGTCACCCACGTATAAATTATGATTGATAACTGTTGTGCGATCGTGAGTAAAAACTATTTGTTACgactattttttcttaatagtGACAAATAATTATGGTTTAGTGTGATATTTCTTCTGGTGCTTGTTTTGTTTCCCTTGTATTTTGCCAGTTATGCTGCTTTGGTTTCATGTATAACACTgggaaaatataatactttatCATTGCtaatagttataataaaaaaataaaaataaaaataaaaataaaaagtgacaAATAGTGAGCTACCACAGCTTCATAAGCCATTGTATCAAGTAAAACCCAAACATAAGTTATAagtaaaaatcatgacaaacgtctatagattaaatacattttgcatttctaaattatatatgaagtggatttatccttttaaattataaaacataacAAATGCCCCCTCATGATATggactaaattttttttatgatgaaaatgcATGTATTATTTATACCCCTAAAATATGTCTATTGCAATAATTCTCCtctaatataatttgaattattgtaaaaattttatggaagaaaataaatactatgcaaaatttatcaattttatgattattatagaATCTGTGtaaactctaaaaatttataatctttatattttttactttaactgttaaaaaaaatttagaaatttttgcttgtgttattatatattgaacttttcttacaaataaattatcaataaaattttgaaatattacattgaacatatatacacatatatatactagaaaatacacaaatatttgtattgttggtttattatatatgcaggttattgaatttttagtttattatatatgtacgtTATTGaatgtgtatatacatatatatatatatatatttgttggttttaaaataaaaatgttgagaattttgagaaagtgGATGTACGGAAAGAATCTACCTTGTAATGTTGTTGTtacaaaagaattttcaaatgaagTGGCTAAGTTTATAACCTGTGTAAAAACATAGCATGCTTTTATggataaatagaaaattcgtTATTCATGTGGTAcatattaaaatgataaatacaaaTCTCTAGAAAAGGAGACATACAACCTTAGAAaagattttgtaaaaaattattataattgaatatcTCGTGATGAGCCGAATATGAGCattcaataacaaaaaaaaataacttgtcAGATCATTGATTCGGACCATGATTGTTTACATTACTTGTTGCCTGTAGAGAAAGACAAGACAGTTTGAGCCACAGTGAGTAGAAGGATTGCAAGTGCagcagaaaatgaaaagtatgACCACGGGCTGTTGAAATAGTCTCGCCTCAACAACGCCATCGCTCTGTTCCAACGCTTCTTGTAATGGGTGTTGACTCTATCACAGATTGTGccatagaaaaaattatcccGAGTGAGAGTAACTGAAGTGAAAAGTTGGTTAAATATGTTGGCAACCTCTTCATTGTCGCCCAACCAGTTCTCTATGATCCCACACTCGGACAGGATTTCTACGTCCTTGGAAGAATTAATGAGGCAATCCATGAATCTCACATAATCTGTGACAAAATTCGGACGAGTTGTAGTTGAGGAATATTGCTCGTGAGCAATGAGGTTCCTAAACAAACACTCCTTGCTATCATCAATAATGAAATGTGGAATCAACATAATGCCATCACGGAAATCTACCTTAAAGAAATTATCGGATTCCACATTCTTAAACGCCACGTTAGCATCTGTTAGCTCTGTCGCCGGGGGTATGAATTGCCATTCTCTAGTCTTGGGAACTTCTTCTACATTAACATAAAGCTCTTCAACTGAATCAATCAAGCTGCTGTGTATCAAATCAAGTAGGTGCTTTATCTCTTGTAGACTTCTCTCTGTCTTGTTTTTAAGCCGTCCCCCAGGGTTGTTCTGGTAGAAGAGCAACAGACGGTCGATCAACATGTTATGCCGATTTGGCCCCTCAATCATGTCAAATAACCTGCACAGAATGAAGAAAGGAATctgattttcaaataatatgatGTCTGGCTGCAGGCTATTCATGATCCACCCCATTTCAAAGATAGGGTCGTCCTCATGATCTCCCTCGTGGTCTTTTCGTACTAACTCAATGATGAAGCAACTGTCTAGCACTAGCATCTTGATGAACTTGGCTGAGTTTAGGCTAACGGGCTCCGCATAACAATTGCGTGCCTCTTGTTCTAATTCTCCCATAGCTGAGATATACGCCTCGACGTTCTCTTTTTTCCGCTTAAGAAGTAAATGCAGATACCACAGTTTGTGTTCCTCCATCATTTTCAGGTGATCTTTATCACGATGATAAGGGCCAATTGCTATGATTTCTGGTTCATAAGCCTTGTTATTGACGTCACGCAAATCCTTATGTACTCTATAGATGGAACGCTGTGTTCGTGCTTCGGAGAGCTGGGAAAGCTCATGGCTTATGAGAGTGTAGGCCTCGGCACCGTTGTTGGACTGCATGTTTCCTGCAATTTGACAAGGGACTAGATATGAAATCCATTCGTTTTAGCTAAAATAGTGTAACTGGCAGCACCCATTATTCACAAGCTCTATATGTCCTGCTGCTCCCGATCACACCCCATTTTGCTCTCACTTGCAGAAACAATAACTAAAGACCGCTGCAAGAACcgtgattaatttatattcactgtgattttctttttcttttgatcaTGCATAGTAACAAactatagtaaaaaattatattttttctagtacTTCCTAATATGAGGGGATTGATATTCATTTTCCATAAGGGTTTTATTTCCTCTTTTATACCTCCATTTCTTACTCGAACCGAACAAGCTTCCAATAACTaagagaaaaatcaagaatcttAATTCATAGGATTAACATAGTACTGTAATTCAGTAAACTGTATACATTATAACTGAAACCACAATACGTGGCATGTGCAGAACTGAGAACTCTAACAAAATAAGAATTGCAATAACAAGAAATCAAAAAATCACAAAGCAGCAGCAACAATACCAATGCTGTACCAGTGACTGGAACCAAATCAActtcacaaacacacacacgcagTTGATCTCcagaaaatttaagaaatatacTCACAAGAGCAGATCAGTTGTGCGAAAGGCAAGAATGATTTCCCAGTACGTGAAACCTCTATATTCTCCCTCTCGTCTCCCTATTCTTTGTTTAAGAATTGTTGAGAATTGGCGATTTTCCAACAAGCCTTAGCCTAATGGATTCCCAGAACGAATTATTTTACACATCAACAAGACCGgtagatataaaattaattatcaatcattaaatttgaaatcgACCCTCGGCAGcctattttgaaaagttgaacaAAAGTACGTACTTGGTTGGGGCCAAAGAACATGTCCAGTTAcgatcataattattgtcatGTCGTTGGTCTGAAAACCTCTTCACATTAACGTTGtacttgaatttataaaattgttcaTACTAATACACAATGGAAGGTCATTCTTTACACATAATGCAGTATAAAATAgtgttaaatgcaatttatcccttataatatgtgaaatgaacaaataaactcatgtggaaaagaaattagcaaattactcctTTGTGTTTcgaaatgaagcaaattaccccctatcaATGGTTTAgaaatttgctttattttttaaaacataagggataatttattattttatttttcagaggGGATTTTTTGTATCacaggaggtaaattatattttttttccatataaaatataaaataaatttgtaaaacacTTGGACTGATTGGTTAGGTTTCAatatttacaacaaaaaaagagagaaattatttaaaataacatGATTAATATCGTGATGTACAGTTAAATGACtttaacattaaatataaggaataattacagcTCTCTCTTGacatttatgtataattatacataaattttctaaaagttaTACGTGGAACTTCTGTTTGCGTACAATAAATAGATCCATCTACAGTAAagcctctataaattaataaactctttaaaataataaaattttttggtcccgacttgggcctttgtaaaaaatcatcaaattcgataagataataagataataatttttcagaaaatcccttaataaatattaggtcccattaaaactctaaattaataatgcatgaatattacaattataaatattatggtaatttgctaaaatatgaagtttgtaatgctttacgcatttgatcattcatggatgattttgcgatgccttttagatgagaagacatggttgagtgttatgaattattttattttcatattgagatttatatagtatatgtttcattcatcatgcatgaatatatttaattggctataatagttatttaagtgcaacgaattattgtaaacatgtatatttaagtaattccagTGAATTGAACATgcgtctatgaatataatagttaattgtatacaatgaattgatattatacatgaatatatttaattagttacaaagaattgattgatgcatgaatataatctatgaaacatatatgaattcatttattttcaatacatatgtaataaatttgctgaatttaaaaagtctatcttttaattaataaaatattaatttatcgataaattaatatctctctaagttaataaaatttcatggtcccaatgttattaatttatagaggttttactgtattaATAAACttcacaaaatttattgacatcaacataaaaagttgaataaaaaatttatatactatCCTTCAATTGACTTATAAACTTATTGTAGGTATACATTTCACTCTTATAACGATAATTGGCTACAAATTGTTTATTTGACAAGTAAATATAAGTTagaaataagttaattgggggtacatataaatttttattcaattttggtTATTGataacaacaaatttaataagatttaACTAACAAATGGATCTATTAATCGAACGAAAACAAAGGTTagaagtattaaatataattttttcaaattataagaaatttatatgcattttatattaaatcacAAGAAAGAATGTGTAATTGttcataaatataactaaataaatagGATAATTCCACTCCCctcccttgaggtttggtgtaattatacgtaaatcccttatggtttgaaaatttacatttagcacccatgagatttgcttctatctaacaaataagaaCCTTTGTTGGTCAAATTTCACCGAGTTTTGTagatactaataaaaaattaaaaaaaaaatgtaagtcCCGGATTGTTTTATTACTGaattattgcaaatcaaataaatagtttataattaaattaccctCATGCGTTTTCACGCGGTTACgcatgtgaagaggtatattttcactgttataagggtagtttagttcgaaaaaaattatttgacctacaatatgTCAGCAATCaatcaatcgagggtaaacatccatttcattcagtttttttgttaataccagcaaattcaatatattatgaCCAAGAgaaggacttatttgttaaatgaaagcAATCTATAAAGAtgttagattaattttttaaattataaaatgatgtGGTTGAGGTTTTTCTACTAAGGGATAAAATCGGAAAATTTACCTCAGCACAATTGCGCA encodes:
- the LOC105168201 gene encoding UPF0481 protein At3g47200-like isoform X2, with amino-acid sequence MQSNNGAEAYTLISHELSQLSEARTQRSIYRVHKDLRDVNNKAYEPEIIAIGPYHRDKDHLKMMEEHKLWYLHLLLKRKKENVEAYISAMGELEQEARNCYAEPVSLNSAKFIKMLVLDSCFIIELVRKDHEGDHEDDPIFEMGWIMNSLQPDIILFENQIPFFILCRLFDMIEGPNRHNMLIDRLLLFYQNNPGGRLKNKTERSLQEIKHLLDLIHSSLIDSVEELYVNVEEVPKTREWQFIPPATELTDANVAFKNVESDNFFKIM
- the LOC105168201 gene encoding UPF0481 protein At3g47200-like isoform X1, whose amino-acid sequence is MQSNNGAEAYTLISHELSQLSEARTQRSIYRVHKDLRDVNNKAYEPEIIAIGPYHRDKDHLKMMEEHKLWYLHLLLKRKKENVEAYISAMGELEQEARNCYAEPVSLNSAKFIKMLVLDSCFIIELVRKDHEGDHEDDPIFEMGWIMNSLQPDIILFENQIPFFILCRLFDMIEGPNRHNMLIDRLLLFYQNNPGGRLKNKTERSLQEIKHLLDLIHSSLIDSVEELYVNVEEVPKTREWQFIPPATELTDANVAFKNVESDNFFKVDFRDGIMLIPHFIIDDSKECLFRNLIAHEQYSSTTTRPNFVTDYVRFMDCLINSSKDVEILSECGIIENWLGDNEEVANIFNQLFTSVTLTRDNFFYGTICDRVNTHYKKRWNRAMALLRRDYFNSPWSYFSFSAALAILLLTVAQTVLSFSTGNK